Proteins encoded in a region of the Elaeis guineensis isolate ETL-2024a chromosome 7, EG11, whole genome shotgun sequence genome:
- the LOC105048758 gene encoding lipid phosphate phosphatase 2 isoform X1, which yields MLSCWLLNSRRRDNMGEIQLGSHTVQSHGVKVAKIHKHDWFIVIFLMMLVVALNIIHPFYRFVGKDTMTDLKYPLKSNTVPVWAVPIISVLLPIAVFVAVYFRRRDVYDLHHAMLGLLFSVLITGVITDALKDAVGRPRPDFYWRCFPDGKELYDRVTGNVICHGERSLLKDGHKSFPSGHTSWSFAGLGFLALYLSGKIKAFDQRGHVAKLCIVFLPLLVACLIGISRVDDYRHHWQDVFAGGLLGIVVATFCYLQFYPAPYHTDGWGPYAYFQMMESSRANPTNAANQQPEGSSNNELPGAHHDRTEPNDLESGRT from the exons ATGCTATCTTGTTGGTTGCTGAATTCTCGTCGAAGG GACAATATGGGCGAGATTCAACTAGGTTCACACACTGTGCAATCTCATGGAGTCAAAGTTGCAAAAATACATAAGCACGATTGGTTTATTGTCATTTTTCTTATGATGCTGGTGGTGGCTTTGAATATTATTCATCCATTTTACCGTTTTGTTGGGAAAGATACGATGACAGATCTGAAATACCCTCTGAAGAGTAACACTGTGCCAGTATGGGCTGTTCCA ATTATTTCAGTGTTGTTGCCAATCGCTGTTTTTGTTGCTGTCTATTTTCGTAGGAGAGATGTTTATGATCTGCATCATGCGATGCTAG GCCTCCTTTTCTCTGTGCTGATAACTGGAGTTATAACTGATGCTCTTAAGGATGCAGTAGGGCGGCCTCGTCCTGACTTTTACTGGCGCTGTTTTCCTGATGGAAAGGAG TTGTATGATCGAGTAACAGGAAATGTTATTTGTCATGGAGAGAGAAGTCTCTTAAAAGATGGACACAAGAGTTTTCCTAGTGGTCATACTTCAT GGTCCTTCGCAGGTCTTGGTTTTCTTGCATTATATTTGTCCGGAAAAATTAAAGCCTTTGATCAGAGGGGTCATGTGGCAAAGCTTTGCATTGTATTTCTTCCTCTACTTGTTGCATGCCTGATTGGAATATCAAGAGTGGATGACTATCGTCATCATTGGCAGGATGTTTTCGCTGGTGGTCTTCTCG GTATCGTAGTGGCTACATTCTGTTATCTGCAGTTCTACCCTGCCCCCTATCATACTGATG GTTGGGGCCCATATGCATACTTCCAGATGATGGAGTCGTCTCGAGCCAATCCAACCAATGCAGCAAACCAGCAACCCGAAGGTAGCAGTAACAATGAATTACCAGGAGCACATCATGATAGGACTGAACCAAATGATTTAGAGTCCGGGAGAACGTGA
- the LOC105048758 gene encoding putative lipid phosphate phosphatase 3, chloroplastic isoform X2, whose translation MLSCWLLNSRRRDNMGEIQLGSHTVQSHGVKVAKIHKHDWFIVIFLMMLVVALNIIHPFYRFVGKDTMTDLKYPLKSNTVPVWAVPIISVLLPIAVFVAVYFRRRDVYDLHHAMLGLLFSVLITGVITDALKDAVGRPRPDFYWRCFPDGKELYDRVTGNVICHGERSLLKDGHKSFPSGHTSCIVVATFCYLQFYPAPYHTDGWGPYAYFQMMESSRANPTNAANQQPEGSSNNELPGAHHDRTEPNDLESGRT comes from the exons ATGCTATCTTGTTGGTTGCTGAATTCTCGTCGAAGG GACAATATGGGCGAGATTCAACTAGGTTCACACACTGTGCAATCTCATGGAGTCAAAGTTGCAAAAATACATAAGCACGATTGGTTTATTGTCATTTTTCTTATGATGCTGGTGGTGGCTTTGAATATTATTCATCCATTTTACCGTTTTGTTGGGAAAGATACGATGACAGATCTGAAATACCCTCTGAAGAGTAACACTGTGCCAGTATGGGCTGTTCCA ATTATTTCAGTGTTGTTGCCAATCGCTGTTTTTGTTGCTGTCTATTTTCGTAGGAGAGATGTTTATGATCTGCATCATGCGATGCTAG GCCTCCTTTTCTCTGTGCTGATAACTGGAGTTATAACTGATGCTCTTAAGGATGCAGTAGGGCGGCCTCGTCCTGACTTTTACTGGCGCTGTTTTCCTGATGGAAAGGAG TTGTATGATCGAGTAACAGGAAATGTTATTTGTCATGGAGAGAGAAGTCTCTTAAAAGATGGACACAAGAGTTTTCCTAGTGGTCATACTTCAT GTATCGTAGTGGCTACATTCTGTTATCTGCAGTTCTACCCTGCCCCCTATCATACTGATG GTTGGGGCCCATATGCATACTTCCAGATGATGGAGTCGTCTCGAGCCAATCCAACCAATGCAGCAAACCAGCAACCCGAAGGTAGCAGTAACAATGAATTACCAGGAGCACATCATGATAGGACTGAACCAAATGATTTAGAGTCCGGGAGAACGTGA